One Pseudorhodoplanes sinuspersici DNA segment encodes these proteins:
- a CDS encoding bifunctional aldolase/short-chain dehydrogenase, which yields MKSAWVERDAQVTVAHYAKAGIAPDLALRVYTTRLLGRDPKLVLHGGGNTSVKMRLRDLNGDDTEVLCVKGSGWDMGNIEPAGLPAVRLENLRKLRMRDALSDEDMVKVQRANLIDPTSPNPSVETLLHTFLPHTFIDHTHSTAVLGIVDQPNSRDLCEEIYNGRMGFVRYVMPGFGLAKEAGEVFDKNPKVEGLILDKHGIFTFGDDARQAYERMIDMVTLAEERLRKNRKSVFVTAQLPQSAGALSEIAPILRGAVALPDAKIEGAWKRLVFDFRTSDAIRNFVDGADVQRYARVGVITPDHTIRTKNWPMIVPAPDGGKLADFKQAAKIAAGEFIDHYKAYFARNNDRAGGTKTMLDPAPRVILVPGLGLFGLGRSKKAAKVAADLAEAAVEGITDAEAIGRFSPIGEEDMFDMEYWSLEQAKLGGAKEPPLAGQIAVITGGAGAIGFATAKAFAAAGAEVALLDLDGDAAQDKAKAIDGAALGLPCDVTDDASVRAAFDMIAETFGGVDIVVSNAGGAWQGRIGEVNDETLRKSFELNFFSHQRVAQNAVRIMLAQGTGGCLLFNTSKQAINPGPNFGPYGLPKAATLFLARQYALDYGADGIRANAVNADRIRSGLLNEEMIASRAQARGLSEKDYMSGNLLQREVTADDVAQAFLHQALALKTTADVTTVDGGNIAAALR from the coding sequence ATGAAAAGCGCGTGGGTCGAACGCGACGCGCAGGTCACCGTCGCGCATTACGCCAAGGCGGGCATTGCGCCTGATCTCGCGCTCCGCGTTTACACCACACGCCTGCTCGGCCGCGATCCAAAGCTTGTCCTGCATGGTGGCGGCAATACTTCGGTTAAAATGCGCCTGCGCGACCTGAACGGGGACGACACCGAGGTCCTGTGTGTGAAAGGCTCGGGCTGGGACATGGGCAACATCGAACCGGCGGGCCTGCCGGCGGTGCGGCTCGAAAATTTGCGCAAGCTGCGCATGCGCGATGCCTTGTCCGACGAGGACATGGTGAAAGTGCAGCGCGCCAACCTGATCGATCCGACGTCGCCCAACCCGTCCGTCGAAACGCTGCTGCACACGTTTCTCCCACACACCTTCATCGACCACACGCATTCCACCGCCGTGCTCGGCATCGTCGATCAGCCCAACAGCCGCGACTTGTGCGAGGAGATCTATAACGGCCGCATGGGCTTCGTGCGCTATGTCATGCCGGGCTTTGGCCTCGCCAAGGAAGCGGGTGAGGTGTTCGATAAAAACCCGAAGGTCGAAGGCCTGATCCTCGACAAGCACGGCATCTTCACCTTCGGCGACGACGCGCGGCAGGCTTACGAGCGCATGATCGACATGGTCACGCTTGCCGAGGAACGGCTGCGGAAGAATCGCAAGTCCGTATTCGTCACCGCGCAATTGCCGCAGAGCGCCGGCGCGCTGTCCGAGATCGCACCGATCCTTCGCGGTGCGGTCGCCCTGCCCGATGCAAAGATCGAGGGCGCGTGGAAGCGGCTGGTGTTCGATTTCCGCACGAGCGATGCGATCCGCAATTTCGTCGATGGCGCCGATGTGCAGCGCTACGCGCGCGTCGGCGTCATCACGCCCGACCACACCATCCGCACTAAGAACTGGCCGATGATCGTGCCGGCTCCCGACGGCGGCAAGCTCGCCGATTTCAAGCAGGCGGCCAAGATTGCTGCAGGCGAATTCATCGACCATTACAAGGCGTACTTCGCCCGCAACAATGATCGCGCCGGCGGCACCAAGACGATGCTCGATCCGGCGCCGCGCGTTATCCTCGTGCCGGGCCTCGGCCTGTTCGGCCTTGGCCGCTCGAAGAAAGCGGCGAAGGTCGCCGCCGATCTCGCCGAGGCTGCGGTCGAAGGGATCACCGATGCTGAAGCGATCGGCCGCTTCTCCCCGATCGGCGAAGAGGACATGTTCGACATGGAATACTGGTCGCTGGAACAGGCCAAGCTCGGCGGCGCCAAAGAACCGCCGCTCGCCGGCCAGATCGCGGTGATCACGGGAGGCGCCGGTGCCATCGGCTTTGCGACGGCGAAAGCTTTTGCTGCGGCTGGCGCGGAAGTCGCCCTGCTCGATCTCGATGGCGATGCAGCCCAAGACAAGGCCAAGGCAATCGACGGCGCGGCGCTCGGTCTTCCCTGCGATGTGACCGACGATGCGTCGGTCCGCGCGGCGTTCGACATGATCGCCGAGACTTTCGGCGGTGTCGACATCGTCGTGTCGAATGCCGGCGGGGCCTGGCAAGGCCGCATCGGCGAGGTCAATGACGAAACACTGCGCAAGAGTTTCGAACTGAACTTCTTCTCGCATCAGCGCGTGGCACAGAATGCCGTGCGTATCATGCTGGCGCAGGGCACCGGCGGGTGCCTGCTCTTCAATACATCGAAACAGGCGATCAATCCGGGGCCGAATTTCGGTCCCTATGGTTTGCCGAAAGCCGCCACCCTGTTTCTCGCCCGCCAATACGCACTCGATTACGGCGCCGACGGCATTCGTGCCAATGCCGTGAATGCCGACCGTATCCGCTCCGGCCTGCTCAACGAGGAAATGATTGCCTCACGCGCGCAGGCGCGGGGCCTTTCCGAGAAGGATTATATGTCCGGCAATCTCCTCCAGCGGGAAGTGACTGCCGACGATGTGGCGCAAGCGTTCCTGCATCAGGCGCTGGCGCTGAAGACCACCGCCGATGTGACCACCGTTGACGGCGGCAATATCGCGGCGGCCTTGCGGTAA
- a CDS encoding CmcJ/NvfI family oxidoreductase: MAQAVRQQTEPQFVEATLNYMLNNGEKIFTQTMSEGGAADTRAGGTQDPHPVTIRNGRPLANEFSLDREGFRFVDHDTKVKDFFDENEIRQVYYPEMEALIKAQSGAKRVVVFDHTLRTADEAEREARKIREVVPRVHNDYTEWSGPQRVRDILPDEAEDLLSRRFAIIQVWRPIRLPVESFPLAMCDARSISPDDLIISERRYPNRIGQTYAITYNPAHQWYWFPLMRRDEAIVFKVYDSLKDGRARWSAHTAFDDPSAPPNARPRESIEIRTLAFF, encoded by the coding sequence ATGGCCCAGGCCGTACGACAGCAAACCGAGCCGCAATTCGTCGAGGCGACGCTCAATTACATGCTCAACAACGGGGAGAAGATCTTCACCCAAACCATGAGCGAAGGCGGCGCGGCCGACACCCGGGCTGGCGGTACGCAGGATCCACACCCGGTCACCATCCGCAACGGCCGGCCGCTGGCAAACGAATTCTCGCTCGATCGCGAGGGCTTCCGGTTTGTCGATCACGATACGAAGGTCAAGGATTTCTTCGACGAGAACGAAATCCGGCAGGTCTATTATCCCGAGATGGAAGCGCTGATCAAAGCGCAGAGCGGCGCAAAACGCGTCGTGGTCTTCGATCATACCTTGCGCACCGCAGACGAGGCAGAGCGCGAGGCGCGCAAGATCCGCGAGGTCGTGCCACGGGTGCACAACGACTATACGGAATGGTCAGGTCCCCAGCGCGTGCGCGATATCCTGCCGGATGAGGCGGAGGACCTCCTCTCCCGCCGCTTTGCCATCATCCAGGTCTGGCGGCCAATCCGCCTTCCGGTGGAGAGCTTTCCGCTGGCCATGTGCGACGCGCGCAGCATCTCGCCGGACGATCTGATCATCTCCGAACGGCGTTATCCGAACCGCATCGGCCAAACCTATGCGATCACCTACAATCCGGCGCACCAATGGTATTGGTTCCCGCTGATGCGGCGCGACGAGGCGATCGTGTTCAAGGTCTATGATTCGCTGAAGGACGGCCGCGCCCGCTGGAGCGCGCATACGGCCTTTGACGACCCAAGCGCGCCGCCGAATGCGCGACCGCGCGAGAGCATCGAGATCCGGACGCTGGCGTTTTTCTGA
- a CDS encoding tannase/feruloyl esterase family alpha/beta hydrolase: MSGPEPTVAFCKLLGAIAPLDPNAPPIRFQINLPAQWNGRAVQYGGGGFNGVLITGLAPLRDAPLDLPPPVARGFMTYGTDSGHDNAKQKEIQEFALNDEALENFAHAAYKKVRDVAVEVARLHYGRAPEKLYFYGGSEGGREGLTMAQRYPADFDGIVSVVPVINWVGLQFSGARTGLTQMDGGWLNPAKVKLLHEAVLAACDASDGLKDGIVSRYETCAKVMSPKNLRCPDGKDTGDTCLSDAQINTVETVRTRFEFPFPLANGITSYPGWNYGGEDQVDGMTYWMTGPKPPQHPLPSTVAEQGRIWYYGSGMLRYFIARDPSKDPRDITPAAYKDQVLKISALMDSTNPDLSAFARRGGKLILKENMADLAQSPNAGVDYYKSVVAKMGQPEVDHFMRFYVTPGANHAGGGNGANGAPLARGVDLLATIDQWVLKNEPPSRLVQVAQETKAPFATIAARPMCRYPAWPQYKGSGDPKDADSFTCATE, translated from the coding sequence ATGTCTGGGCCGGAGCCCACAGTCGCGTTCTGCAAGTTGCTTGGCGCGATTGCGCCTCTCGATCCCAACGCGCCGCCCATCCGATTCCAGATCAACCTGCCCGCGCAATGGAACGGACGCGCCGTGCAATATGGCGGAGGCGGCTTTAACGGCGTGCTCATCACCGGCCTTGCCCCGTTACGCGACGCTCCTCTCGACCTGCCACCGCCGGTCGCGCGCGGTTTCATGACGTACGGCACCGATTCGGGGCATGACAATGCGAAGCAGAAAGAAATCCAGGAATTCGCGCTAAACGACGAAGCGCTCGAAAACTTCGCGCATGCTGCCTATAAGAAAGTGCGCGATGTCGCGGTTGAGGTCGCCCGGCTGCATTATGGCCGGGCACCCGAAAAGCTCTATTTCTACGGCGGGTCCGAAGGCGGGCGTGAAGGCCTGACGATGGCACAGCGCTACCCCGCCGACTTCGACGGCATCGTCAGTGTCGTGCCTGTAATCAACTGGGTGGGACTGCAATTCTCGGGGGCACGCACGGGTCTCACGCAAATGGATGGCGGTTGGCTCAATCCGGCCAAGGTCAAGCTCCTGCATGAGGCCGTGCTCGCCGCCTGTGACGCCAGCGACGGGCTCAAGGACGGGATTGTCAGCCGCTACGAGACCTGCGCGAAAGTGATGAGCCCGAAGAACCTGCGCTGCCCCGACGGCAAGGACACCGGCGACACCTGTTTGTCCGATGCGCAGATCAACACTGTCGAGACCGTGCGCACGCGCTTCGAATTTCCATTCCCCCTCGCCAACGGGATCACATCCTATCCCGGCTGGAACTACGGCGGTGAGGATCAAGTAGACGGCATGACGTATTGGATGACCGGTCCGAAGCCACCCCAGCACCCACTCCCCTCCACCGTCGCCGAACAAGGCCGCATCTGGTACTACGGCTCGGGCATGCTGCGCTATTTCATCGCCCGTGATCCTTCAAAAGACCCGCGCGATATCACCCCTGCGGCCTACAAAGACCAGGTGTTGAAAATCTCAGCCCTGATGGATTCGACTAATCCCGATCTGTCCGCCTTCGCACGCCGCGGCGGCAAGTTGATCCTCAAGGAGAACATGGCCGATCTGGCGCAAAGCCCGAATGCCGGCGTGGACTACTACAAAAGCGTCGTTGCCAAGATGGGTCAGCCCGAGGTCGACCACTTCATGCGCTTTTATGTGACACCCGGCGCCAATCATGCGGGCGGCGGCAACGGCGCAAATGGCGCGCCGCTGGCCCGTGGCGTCGATCTGCTTGCGACGATCGATCAATGGGTTTTGAAGAACGAGCCGCCGTCCAGGCTCGTGCAAGTGGCGCAGGAGACAAAAGCCCCCTTTGCGACGATTGCGGCACGGCCGATGTGCCGATATCCAGCTTGGCCGCAATACAAAGGATCAGGCGATCCAAAAGACGCTGATAGCTTCACCTGCGCCACCGAATAG
- a CDS encoding methyl-accepting chemotaxis protein: MKALGALKSAISWLNPIKVFRSLFRSGIGSRLQLAFGAAALMTVIACAVSIFSFWSTEGDVQQIAHREVPLMTEAQGLSVMSGEISAAAARFVSATTVRDQRIIASQIDDRSMQMRALIDKVRQGTSKEAFSAVDMASRLLENNLSELDTVMVSRSNLRAQIERKIEALHKLHTKLTDIITPIADKAYLDALNRAEGTGNTHLNALRNALELKAQTHQVVSLLSAGAAVREQNGMQPLVDQFTMSSLLLMQAAQAVRNAEVTKDIDTLLEFGRSNDGIFTLRSQELNVNAGAARAIDENVKVQKQLDQAVSKLVGETKSGMTAGIDRLVSQLEMSRWLLLAIAGISLLAAGAIAVFYVQRNIVRRLVALRNTMQMLASGQNDVAVPAVKDKDELGEMARSVLVFRDAAIEKERLEVEAAESRRAAEEERERNDAARAEAARQVAEVVDGLGRGLERLAQGDLTYRVHDNWADEYQKIRDDFNGAIGQLQDTLTAIVESTREVSNASAEISTSTTDLSQRTEEQAASLEQTSASMEEISATVRKNAENAQHADGLMRGTRQVADRGGEVVSQAVAAMSRIEDSSRKISDIISVIDEIARQTNLLALNAAVEAARAGEAGRGFAVVASEVRSLAQRSSQAAKDIKDLIVNSSNQVGEGVQLVNRAGDSLKDILSSLNQVAAIVADIAHASAEQASGIDQINRALNQMDEATQQNSALVEENAATAKTLEHQSTALDGRVAAFRLRDGDGYMEEAEEDMQAEPAPVVAAPVRSRATPTVRRAAPVVRGNARQMQSALATAVARDQWEEF; the protein is encoded by the coding sequence ATGAAAGCTCTGGGCGCGCTGAAGTCAGCAATTTCTTGGCTCAATCCCATTAAGGTTTTTCGATCGCTGTTTCGTTCAGGCATTGGCTCAAGGCTGCAGCTTGCATTTGGTGCAGCGGCGTTGATGACGGTGATTGCCTGTGCTGTTTCGATTTTTTCCTTCTGGAGCACCGAAGGCGACGTCCAGCAGATCGCGCATCGTGAAGTGCCGCTGATGACCGAGGCGCAAGGCCTCTCTGTGATGTCGGGTGAAATATCCGCGGCCGCTGCACGCTTTGTGAGCGCCACGACCGTTCGCGATCAGCGCATTATCGCTTCGCAGATCGACGATCGCAGCATGCAGATGCGTGCATTGATCGACAAGGTCCGGCAGGGCACCAGCAAGGAGGCCTTCAGCGCGGTCGACATGGCATCACGGTTGCTGGAAAACAATCTGTCGGAGCTCGACACCGTGATGGTGTCGCGATCGAATTTGCGCGCCCAGATCGAGCGCAAGATCGAAGCACTGCACAAGCTACATACCAAGCTCACCGACATCATCACCCCGATCGCCGACAAGGCCTATCTTGACGCGCTCAACCGTGCCGAAGGCACCGGCAATACGCATCTGAATGCGCTCCGCAATGCGCTGGAACTGAAGGCCCAGACCCATCAGGTCGTCAGCCTGCTCAGCGCCGGCGCCGCCGTGCGCGAGCAAAACGGCATGCAGCCGCTGGTCGATCAGTTCACGATGTCGAGCTTGCTGCTGATGCAGGCCGCCCAGGCCGTGCGCAATGCCGAGGTGACCAAGGATATCGATACGCTTCTGGAATTTGGTCGTAGCAACGATGGCATTTTCACGCTCCGCTCTCAGGAATTGAACGTCAATGCCGGTGCGGCGCGCGCGATCGACGAAAACGTCAAGGTGCAGAAGCAGCTCGATCAGGCCGTGTCAAAGCTGGTCGGCGAGACCAAGAGCGGCATGACGGCCGGCATCGACCGTCTTGTCAGTCAGCTCGAAATGAGCCGCTGGCTGCTGCTCGCCATTGCCGGCATCAGCCTCCTGGCTGCCGGTGCGATCGCGGTCTTCTACGTTCAGCGCAACATCGTTCGTCGCCTGGTCGCCTTGCGCAACACCATGCAGATGCTGGCCAGCGGGCAGAATGACGTCGCCGTTCCCGCCGTGAAGGACAAAGACGAACTCGGCGAGATGGCGCGTTCTGTCCTGGTCTTCCGCGATGCGGCGATCGAGAAGGAGCGGCTTGAAGTCGAGGCTGCGGAATCGCGGCGTGCCGCCGAAGAGGAACGCGAGCGCAACGACGCGGCGCGTGCGGAAGCCGCACGTCAGGTTGCGGAAGTGGTTGATGGTCTTGGCCGCGGCCTCGAACGCCTCGCGCAGGGCGATCTGACCTATCGCGTCCACGACAACTGGGCGGACGAATATCAGAAGATCCGTGACGACTTTAACGGCGCGATCGGCCAGTTGCAGGACACGCTGACCGCGATCGTCGAATCGACCCGCGAGGTATCTAACGCCTCGGCGGAAATTTCCACCAGCACCACCGATCTGTCGCAGCGCACGGAAGAGCAGGCGGCGAGCCTCGAGCAGACCTCTGCGTCAATGGAAGAGATTTCGGCCACGGTTCGCAAGAATGCCGAGAATGCGCAGCATGCCGACGGCCTGATGCGCGGAACGCGGCAGGTTGCCGATCGCGGCGGCGAAGTTGTGTCACAGGCGGTTGCGGCGATGTCGCGGATCGAGGATTCCTCGCGCAAGATTTCCGACATCATCTCGGTCATCGACGAAATCGCGCGGCAGACCAACCTTCTCGCGCTCAATGCCGCGGTTGAAGCCGCGCGCGCCGGCGAAGCGGGCCGTGGTTTCGCGGTTGTCGCGTCCGAAGTGCGCAGCCTCGCTCAGCGTTCGTCACAGGCCGCGAAGGACATCAAGGACCTGATTGTCAATTCATCCAATCAGGTCGGTGAGGGCGTGCAGCTCGTCAACCGCGCCGGCGACTCGCTGAAGGATATCCTGTCATCTCTCAATCAGGTCGCGGCGATTGTTGCCGATATCGCGCATGCGTCCGCCGAGCAGGCGTCGGGAATCGATCAGATCAACCGGGCGCTGAATCAGATGGATGAGGCGACGCAGCAGAACTCGGCACTGGTCGAGGAAAATGCGGCGACGGCGAAGACGCTGGAACATCAGTCCACGGCGCTGGATGGCCGCGTTGCGGCTTTCCGGTTGCGCGACGGCGACGGTTATATGGAAGAAGCCGAGGAGGATATGCAGGCCGAGCCAGCGCCTGTGGTCGCAGCTCCGGTCCGGTCACGCGCAACGCCGACGGTGCGGCGGGCCGCGCCGGTCGTGCGTGGCAATGCGCGGCAGATGCAGTCGGCCCTTGCGACCGCGGTTGCACGAGATCAGTGGGAAGAGTTTTAG
- a CDS encoding chemotaxis protein CheW has protein sequence MTLALDVSGSHSAARTQTGVQEELISFAIGDEQYGVDIMAVREIKGWSEISHLPKQPEFVRGVLNLRGVMVPIIDLRCRFGGGLTEATPLHVVIIVQIEDQQVGLLADRVLDIVAFETSQMQPVPQVSRNSRTEFLSGLLTIEGGMIAMININHLLQAEQDEPLPDAGS, from the coding sequence ATGACGCTTGCGCTTGACGTTTCCGGTTCGCATTCTGCTGCACGGACACAGACCGGTGTGCAGGAAGAACTGATCAGCTTTGCCATCGGCGACGAGCAATACGGCGTCGACATCATGGCGGTGCGCGAGATCAAGGGCTGGTCCGAGATCAGCCATTTGCCCAAGCAGCCAGAATTCGTGCGTGGCGTGCTCAATCTGCGCGGCGTAATGGTGCCGATCATCGATCTGCGTTGCCGGTTCGGCGGCGGCTTGACCGAGGCGACGCCGCTGCATGTCGTCATCATCGTTCAGATCGAGGATCAGCAGGTCGGGCTCTTGGCCGATCGCGTGCTCGATATCGTCGCATTCGAAACATCGCAGATGCAACCAGTGCCGCAGGTCAGCCGCAACAGCCGGACCGAGTTTCTGTCAGGTCTCCTGACCATCGAAGGCGGTATGATCGCGATGATCAATATCAACCACCTTCTTCAGGCCGAACAGGATGAGCCGCTACCTGACGCTGGGTCATAA
- a CDS encoding globin-coupled sensor protein — protein sequence MSDDSSLSRRMQFTTLDENSVAAIRSIKPMIDKALPAILDGLYARIREFPEVAHYFQDSGHADKAKSAQIRNWGRISAGAFDQDYLDNARAVGQVHAKIGLEPRWYIGGYALIADGLIKAALREAWPKGFFGGKDSKGEDVAAKVAALVKAVLLDMDLSITTYIEAADEKRRAAEEANALAAQQQAIVVRSLTAALDSLARGDLTHRVLETFDPSYQKLRDDFNLAIEKLGSTVSAIAAGAHEVTDASREISHTTMDLSQRTEEQAATLEQTSASMEEIAATVKTNAENARRANDLSRDAREVADRSGEVVASAVSAMARIEESSRKISDIISVIDEIARQTNLLALNAAVEAARAGEAGRGFAVVASEVRSLAQRSSQAAKDIKDLITNSSGQVQEGVELVNRTGSSLKEILDAIRQVADIVGDIASASAEQSIGVEQVNKALTQMDEVTQQNSAMVEENAATARTLEQQAVAMNERIAAFALGAAKTPARALSAPASNVVTRLPLKEKRRRASR from the coding sequence ATGTCTGACGATTCGTCGCTTTCCCGGCGCATGCAGTTCACCACCCTTGACGAGAACAGCGTGGCGGCGATCCGTTCGATAAAGCCGATGATCGACAAGGCGTTGCCTGCGATTCTTGATGGGCTGTATGCGCGGATCCGCGAATTCCCCGAGGTGGCGCATTATTTCCAGGATTCCGGGCATGCCGATAAGGCCAAGTCGGCGCAGATCCGCAATTGGGGACGGATCAGTGCCGGCGCCTTCGACCAGGACTACCTCGACAATGCTCGCGCGGTGGGACAGGTCCATGCCAAGATCGGGCTTGAGCCGCGCTGGTATATCGGCGGCTACGCTCTGATCGCCGACGGTCTCATCAAAGCCGCCCTGCGGGAGGCTTGGCCGAAAGGTTTCTTTGGCGGCAAGGATTCCAAGGGCGAGGACGTGGCAGCCAAGGTTGCCGCTCTGGTCAAGGCGGTCCTGCTCGATATGGACCTGTCGATCACGACCTATATCGAAGCTGCAGACGAAAAGCGGCGCGCTGCTGAAGAAGCCAATGCGCTGGCGGCTCAGCAACAGGCTATCGTCGTCCGCTCGCTGACAGCGGCGCTCGACAGCCTGGCCAGGGGTGACCTCACGCATCGCGTGTTGGAGACATTCGATCCATCCTACCAGAAGTTGCGGGATGACTTTAATCTCGCAATCGAGAAACTCGGCAGCACGGTCAGTGCCATTGCGGCTGGCGCGCATGAAGTGACCGACGCGTCCCGGGAAATCTCGCATACGACGATGGATTTGTCGCAGCGAACCGAAGAGCAGGCGGCTACTCTCGAACAGACCTCCGCGTCGATGGAAGAAATCGCCGCCACGGTGAAAACCAATGCCGAGAATGCAAGGCGCGCGAATGATCTGAGCCGCGATGCGCGCGAAGTCGCCGATCGCAGCGGCGAGGTGGTGGCGAGCGCGGTGTCGGCCATGGCCAGGATCGAGGAATCGTCCCGCAAGATTTCCGACATCATCTCGGTGATCGACGAAATCGCCCGCCAGACCAATTTGCTGGCGTTGAACGCCGCGGTGGAAGCCGCGCGCGCCGGCGAGGCGGGTCGCGGCTTTGCGGTGGTCGCGTCCGAAGTGCGCAGTCTCGCGCAGCGCTCCTCGCAAGCCGCCAAGGACATCAAGGATCTGATCACGAACTCGTCGGGTCAGGTGCAGGAGGGCGTCGAACTCGTCAACCGCACCGGCTCCTCGCTGAAGGAAATCCTTGATGCGATCAGGCAGGTCGCCGACATCGTTGGCGATATTGCCTCGGCCAGCGCCGAACAATCCATCGGTGTTGAGCAGGTCAACAAGGCGCTGACCCAGATGGACGAGGTGACACAGCAGAATTCGGCCATGGTCGAGGAGAATGCCGCCACCGCCCGTACGCTCGAGCAGCAGGCCGTGGCCATGAATGAGAGGATCGCAGCCTTCGCGCTGGGCGCAGCCAAGACGCCGGCGCGTGCTTTATCGGCGCCTGCCTCGAATGTGGTGACGCGGCTGCCGCTGAAGGAAAAGCGGAGGCGGGCGTCGCGCTAA
- a CDS encoding methyl-accepting chemotaxis protein — MSWSMWGNAAADDGRKLSRSEMASQIVAIGRSQAVIEFAIDGTIIHANANFLKAVAYTLDEIKGKHHSMFVEPAYRQSAEYKAFWAKLGKGEFDTAQYKRLGKGGREVWLQASYNPLLDRSGKVSGVIKFATDITADKTRSSDFEGQIAAIHKAQAVIEFNLDGTIITANDNFLKTLGYSLREIEGKHHSIFVDSAFQQRPEYKLFWDKLGRGEFDAGQYLRLGKGGREVWIQASYNPIMDASGRPFKVVKFATDITPMRMAVEQIGEAISAAKDNDLTQRIPMTGKTGELETLCGGVNELLDRIAAVMGEIKSTSREVASAAAEISSSTTDLSQRTEEQAASLEETSSSMEEIAATVKKNAENAGHANELTRGARELADRSGEVVGQAVSAMARIEDSSRKISDIISVIDEIARQTNLLALNAAVEAARAGEAGRGFAVVASEVRSLAQRSSQAAKDIKDLITNSSGQVRDGVELVNRAGSSLGEILNSIKQVADIVADIALASNEQAGGVEQINKALTQMDEMTQRNSAMVEENAATARTLEQQAADMDERIGKFRLDKAGTAKPTLVLSRQKLPTATKKPVARGARQMQASLATAVARDDWREF, encoded by the coding sequence ATGAGCTGGTCCATGTGGGGCAATGCCGCTGCTGATGACGGCCGAAAATTAAGCCGCAGCGAAATGGCATCGCAGATTGTCGCGATCGGACGCTCGCAGGCCGTGATCGAATTTGCCATCGATGGCACGATCATTCATGCCAATGCCAATTTTCTCAAGGCTGTCGCCTATACACTCGACGAAATCAAAGGCAAGCACCACAGCATGTTTGTTGAGCCGGCTTACCGGCAAAGCGCCGAATACAAGGCGTTTTGGGCGAAGCTCGGCAAAGGTGAATTCGATACCGCCCAATACAAGCGCCTTGGCAAGGGTGGTCGTGAGGTCTGGCTACAAGCCAGTTACAATCCGCTCCTGGACCGTTCCGGCAAGGTGTCCGGTGTTATCAAGTTTGCGACGGACATTACTGCTGACAAGACCAGGAGTTCAGATTTCGAAGGCCAGATCGCGGCGATTCACAAAGCGCAGGCTGTCATCGAATTCAATCTCGATGGCACGATCATCACCGCCAACGATAATTTCCTGAAAACCCTTGGTTACAGCTTGCGCGAAATCGAGGGCAAGCATCACAGCATTTTCGTCGATTCAGCATTCCAGCAGAGGCCGGAATACAAACTGTTCTGGGACAAGCTCGGGCGCGGGGAATTCGACGCCGGACAATACCTGCGCCTTGGCAAGGGCGGTCGCGAAGTCTGGATCCAGGCCAGCTACAACCCGATCATGGATGCGAGCGGGCGCCCGTTCAAAGTGGTGAAGTTCGCAACGGACATCACACCGATGCGCATGGCCGTCGAACAGATCGGCGAAGCCATAAGCGCGGCGAAAGACAACGATCTCACGCAACGCATCCCGATGACCGGCAAGACCGGGGAACTCGAAACGCTCTGCGGCGGTGTCAATGAATTGCTCGACCGCATTGCGGCCGTGATGGGCGAGATCAAGTCGACCTCACGAGAGGTCGCGAGTGCGGCGGCGGAAATCTCGTCCTCAACCACCGATTTGTCTCAGCGAACCGAGGAGCAGGCGGCCAGCCTCGAGGAAACATCCTCGTCGATGGAGGAGATCGCCGCAACGGTGAAAAAGAATGCCGAGAATGCTGGTCATGCGAACGAACTGACCCGCGGCGCGCGCGAACTGGCCGACCGCAGCGGTGAGGTCGTCGGCCAAGCCGTATCGGCAATGGCCCGCATCGAAGATTCCTCGCGCAAGATTTCCGACATCATTTCCGTGATCGATGAAATTGCCCGACAGACCAATCTGCTGGCGTTGAATGCGGCTGTTGAGGCCGCACGCGCCGGCGAGGCGGGCCGGGGTTTTGCAGTCGTCGCCTCTGAAGTGCGCAGTCTGGCGCAGCGTTCCTCGCAGGCCGCAAAGGACATCAAGGACCTGATCACGAATTCGTCCGGTCAGGTGCGCGACGGCGTCGAGCTCGTGAATCGCGCCGGCTCGTCGCTTGGCGAAATTCTCAATTCGATCAAGCAGGTCGCGGATATCGTTGCCGATATCGCATTGGCCAGCAACGAACAGGCTGGCGGTGTCGAGCAGATCAACAAGGCGCTCACTCAAATGGATGAGATGACGCAGCGGAATTCGGCGATGGTCGAAGAGAATGCTGCGACCGCCAGAACGCTGGAACAACAGGCTGCGGACATGGATGAGCGAATCGGAAAGTTCCGACTGGACAAGGCTGGCACGGCAAAGCCAACTCTCGTCTTGTCGCGACAGAAGCTGCCGACTGCCACGAAGAAACCGGTGGCGCGCGGCGCCAGACAGATGCAAGCCTCGCTCGCCACCGCTGTTGCGCGCGATGATTGGCGGGAATTCTAA